A window of the Dioscorea cayenensis subsp. rotundata cultivar TDr96_F1 chromosome 14, TDr96_F1_v2_PseudoChromosome.rev07_lg8_w22 25.fasta, whole genome shotgun sequence genome harbors these coding sequences:
- the LOC120276372 gene encoding B3 domain-containing protein Os03g0120900-like gives MEFSSGRRERSLNQERDQEDQDHESTNQATSLIIEKEHMFDKVVTPSDVGKLNRLVIPKQHAEKYFPLDTSSNEKGLLLSFEDRSGKPWRFRYSYWNSSQSYVMTKGWSRFVKEKRLDAGDTISFGRGVGEAARDRLFIDWKRRPDRGQNPQHPFSSTISSSSSSRSLSPWSYGYLTPSSIATSSMVYDHRQSYTYNVGSPSSGAGQYLLFRSAGALSQPPVQVGHVGGDPTVASPMVLESVPVVHGKATAKRVRLFGVNLDCPQDVVAENSHSTIPLLPLHLQLGRRTESLEPSSSSSPQDQPPSLDLDI, from the coding sequence ATGGAGTTCTCAAGTGGCAGAAGAGAGAGATCTCTCAACCAAGAAAGAGATCAAGAAGATCAAGATCATGAGTCAACAAATCAAGCAACCTCTTTGATCATTGAGAAGGAACACATGTTTGACAAGGTGGTCACTCCCAGTGACGTTGGCAAACTGAACAGGCTAGTGATCCCCAAGCAACATGCCGAGAAGTACTTCCCTTTGGACACGTCTAGCAACGAGAAAGGCCTTTTGCTAAGCTTTGAAGATAGGTCCGGCAAGCCATGGCGTTTTAGATATTCCTATTGGAACAGTAGTCAGAGCTATGTCATGACTAAAGGCTGGAGTCGTTTTGTCAAAGAAAAAAGATTAGATGCCGGTGACACCATATCCTTTGGTCGTGGTGTCGGTGAAGCTGCCCGTGATCGTCTTTTCATCGACTGGAAAAGAAGGCCAGACAGAGGGCAAAACCCCCAACATCCCTTTAGCAGCAcaatcagcagcagcagcagcagcagatcCTTGTCCCCATGGAGCTATGGGTACCTGACACCATCATCTATTGCAACTTCTTCTATGGTGTATGATCACCGGCAGAGCTACACATACAATGTGGGGAGCCCAAGCAGTGGTGCCGGACAGTACCTTCTGTTCAGATCGGCAGGAGCCTTATCTCAACCTCCGGTGCAAGTTGGCCATGTAGGTGGGGACCCTACGGTGGCCTCGCCGATGGTCCTAGAGTCTGTTCCAGTGGTCCATGGTAAGGCCACTGCTAAGCGTGTTCGGCTTTTCGGTGTCAACTTAGATTGCCCTCAAGATGTTGTTGCAGAAAACAGTCATTCTACAATTCCTCTCTTGCCTCTCCATTTACAGCTCGGTCGACGCACCGAATCTTTAgaaccatcttcttcttcttctcctcaggACCAGCCACCATCTCTAGATCTCGATATTTAG